One genomic window of Streptomyces sp. NBC_01276 includes the following:
- a CDS encoding FAD-dependent oxidoreductase, translating to MRKDECDVQDVQDVKDVLVIGAGPTGLALAVDLARRGVRALVVERAEGLFPGSRGKGVQPRTREVFDDLGVGEAVGAAGGPYPVAVIWQDGVRQGEHRMFDESEETEDSPYREPWMVPQWRTQEILAARLAELGGEVAFGRELVGITQDAQGVTAQFASGPPLRARYAVAADGGRSTVRRALGIGMAGETVDPNPVLVADVRVDGLDRENWHVFPPAAGEGGYLALCPLAGTRDFQLTAQFPEGADIDLSLEGIRAVVAARSHLAPEAVTQVRWASDFRPRAALADSFRQGRIFLAGDAAHVHSPAGGQGLNTSVQDAYNLGWKLGAVLGGRAPESLLDTYEEERRPVAAEMLGLSTRIHRGEARRGAATRQLGLGYRESSLAVETRTDLPEDAVRAGDRAPDGEAGDGGRLFDAFRGPHWTLLAVGTAPGAALPALPTVRTVRAPSQAAYGDGLFLVRPDGYVGWAGTTAAGAARYAVRTGL from the coding sequence ATGCGCAAGGACGAATGCGACGTGCAGGATGTGCAGGATGTAAAGGACGTACTGGTCATCGGCGCGGGTCCCACCGGCCTCGCCCTCGCCGTGGACCTCGCACGGCGCGGTGTGCGGGCCCTCGTCGTGGAACGGGCCGAGGGCCTCTTCCCCGGTTCGCGCGGCAAGGGCGTCCAGCCCCGTACCCGGGAGGTCTTCGACGATCTGGGCGTGGGGGAGGCCGTCGGCGCGGCCGGCGGTCCGTACCCGGTCGCGGTGATCTGGCAGGACGGCGTGCGCCAGGGCGAGCACCGGATGTTCGACGAGAGCGAGGAGACGGAGGACTCGCCGTACCGCGAGCCCTGGATGGTCCCGCAGTGGCGCACGCAGGAGATCCTCGCCGCCCGCCTCGCGGAACTGGGCGGTGAGGTCGCCTTCGGCCGCGAGCTGGTGGGCATCACCCAGGACGCGCAGGGGGTGACGGCGCAGTTCGCCTCGGGCCCGCCGCTGCGCGCCCGCTACGCCGTCGCCGCCGACGGCGGCCGCTCCACCGTGCGGCGGGCGCTCGGCATCGGCATGGCCGGCGAGACCGTGGACCCGAACCCGGTCCTGGTCGCCGACGTCCGTGTCGACGGCCTCGACCGCGAGAACTGGCACGTCTTCCCGCCCGCCGCCGGCGAAGGCGGGTACCTCGCGCTCTGCCCGCTCGCCGGGACGCGGGACTTCCAGCTCACGGCCCAGTTCCCGGAAGGCGCGGACATCGACCTCTCCCTCGAGGGGATCCGGGCCGTCGTCGCCGCACGCTCGCACCTCGCCCCCGAAGCCGTGACGCAGGTGCGCTGGGCCTCGGACTTCCGGCCGCGCGCCGCACTGGCCGACTCCTTCCGGCAGGGGCGGATCTTCCTGGCCGGGGACGCCGCTCACGTCCACTCGCCCGCGGGCGGCCAGGGGCTCAACACCAGCGTCCAGGACGCGTACAACCTGGGCTGGAAGCTCGGCGCGGTACTGGGCGGACGCGCGCCCGAGTCCCTCCTGGACACCTACGAGGAGGAACGGCGGCCCGTCGCCGCCGAGATGCTCGGCCTGTCCACCCGGATCCACCGGGGAGAGGCCCGGCGCGGTGCGGCCACGCGTCAACTGGGCCTGGGCTACCGGGAGTCCTCCCTCGCGGTGGAGACCCGTACGGACCTGCCCGAGGACGCGGTGCGCGCGGGCGACCGCGCGCCGGACGGCGAAGCGGGCGACGGCGGACGGCTCTTCGACGCGTTCCGGGGCCCGCACTGGACCCTGCTGGCCGTGGGCACCGCGCCGGGGGCCGCCCTGCCGGCGCTGCCCACCGTCCGCACGGTGCGGGCGCCGTCGCAGGCGGCGTACGGGGACGGCCTCTTCCTCGTCCGGCCCGACGGCTACGTCGGCTGGGCGGGCACCACGGCCGCGGGGGCCGCGCGGTACGCGGTCCGGACCGGCCTGTAG
- a CDS encoding TetR/AcrR family transcriptional regulator C-terminal domain-containing protein, protein MTTRKAPRLDKKQVVETALRLLNETGLDGLTLRAIAKELNVQAPALYWHFKGKQELLDEMATEMYRRMAADADARLAPGATWRERLLEGNRSLRAALLGYRDGAKVFSGSRFTGTEHAAQMEANLRALVDAGFALPQAVRATSTAYFFTLGFVTEEQGVEPLPGQRREGYDIDERAARLADYPLAATAGADLFQDYDEGFEEGLELVLAGIAARYGVG, encoded by the coding sequence GTGACGACCCGGAAAGCTCCCAGACTCGACAAGAAGCAGGTCGTGGAGACCGCGCTGCGGCTCCTCAACGAGACCGGCCTCGACGGCCTCACCCTGCGCGCCATCGCCAAGGAGCTGAACGTCCAGGCACCCGCCCTGTACTGGCACTTCAAGGGCAAGCAGGAGCTGCTCGACGAGATGGCCACGGAGATGTACCGGCGGATGGCCGCGGACGCCGACGCGCGGCTCGCCCCCGGCGCCACGTGGCGGGAGCGTCTCCTGGAGGGCAACCGGAGCCTGCGCGCGGCCCTGCTGGGGTACCGCGACGGCGCGAAGGTCTTCAGCGGTTCCCGCTTCACGGGCACCGAGCACGCGGCCCAGATGGAGGCGAACCTGCGCGCCCTCGTCGACGCCGGCTTCGCCCTCCCCCAGGCGGTCCGCGCCACCTCCACGGCCTACTTCTTCACCCTGGGCTTCGTCACCGAGGAACAGGGCGTGGAACCCCTGCCGGGTCAGCGCCGGGAGGGCTACGACATCGACGAACGCGCCGCCCGGCTGGCCGACTACCCGCTCGCCGCGACCGCCGGCGCCGACCTCTTCCAGGACTACGACGAGGGCTTCGAGGAAGGCCTGGAACTGGTTCTGGCAGGCATCGCGGCCCGCTACGGCGTCGGCTGA
- a CDS encoding HAD family hydrolase, which produces MIISLPPGEFRAYLFDCDGTIADSMPLHYRAWTQALGEWNCTFPEDLFYAWGGRPVADIIASLNEAQGLSMPVGAVADRREHLYRELLPQLTAVPGILAHIEDSRGRIPTAVVSGSTRDSVTASLTVLGLLDSFDVLVCAGDYTRAKPDPEAFLRAAGHLGVPPEHCLVFEDTDLGIQAATAAGMASVRVPQPRLG; this is translated from the coding sequence ATGATCATCTCCCTGCCGCCCGGCGAGTTCCGCGCCTACCTGTTCGACTGCGACGGCACCATCGCCGACTCCATGCCCCTGCACTACCGGGCCTGGACCCAAGCCCTCGGCGAGTGGAACTGCACGTTCCCGGAGGACCTCTTCTACGCCTGGGGAGGCCGGCCGGTAGCGGACATCATCGCCTCGCTCAACGAGGCCCAAGGGCTGTCCATGCCGGTCGGAGCCGTCGCGGACCGCCGGGAGCACCTCTACCGGGAACTCCTGCCCCAGCTCACGGCCGTCCCGGGAATCCTGGCGCACATCGAGGACTCCCGCGGACGCATACCGACGGCCGTGGTGTCCGGCAGCACCCGCGACTCCGTCACGGCGTCGCTGACCGTCCTCGGCCTCCTCGACTCGTTCGACGTGCTGGTGTGCGCCGGTGACTACACGAGGGCCAAGCCCGACCCCGAGGCGTTCCTCAGGGCGGCCGGTCACCTCGGCGTCCCGCCGGAGCACTGCCTGGTCTTCGAGGACACCGACCTGGGGATCCAGGCCGCCACGGCGGCGGGCATGGCGTCCGTACGCGTCCCACAACCCCGCCTCGGGTGA
- a CDS encoding muconolactone Delta-isomerase family protein produces the protein MREFLVEITTTIPEGTDPALVDERRAAEAVRARELAAAGHLVRLWRPVGELRSIGLWRAADEAALREEVLGTLPLRAWMTHVVTPLEPHPNDPGGPASAS, from the coding sequence ATGCGCGAGTTCCTGGTCGAGATCACCACCACCATCCCCGAGGGCACCGACCCGGCCCTCGTGGACGAGCGTCGCGCCGCCGAAGCGGTCCGGGCGCGGGAACTGGCCGCCGCGGGACACCTCGTACGGCTGTGGCGCCCGGTCGGCGAGCTGCGGAGCATCGGTCTGTGGCGGGCCGCCGACGAGGCCGCGCTGCGGGAGGAGGTGCTCGGCACCCTGCCGCTGCGGGCGTGGATGACCCACGTCGTCACCCCCCTCGAGCCCCACCCCAACGACCCCGGCGGGCCCGCGTCCGCGTCGTGA
- a CDS encoding cation diffusion facilitator family transporter produces MAQTTGGKPQAGPGTGAGRDTEAAGPADGTATAGTPGTAGTPEPVAPTDAAGRDGETRRTVWVALAANLVICLAKAVAGVVSGSPALLSEAAHSIADSLNEVFLLASLRRSRRPADARHPFGYGMERFFWSLLAAVGIFVTGGCFSVFQGVQAFRSGGSESHDGYVIGLLVLLLALAAEGASLARALLQVRRSARARGRGVAAEIRAGRDPALRTVLAEDGTACVGVLLAIAGITLHLVTGNIAYEAGASVLIGVLLVYVAYALGRAARVQLVGEAADPAVQRQVREFLVRQPEIDSVTAMLTMRLGPDSVLLAARIDLTPGYDSETVEDSMVRIRCEARGRWPELDQMFLDVTDAAAARGRAQRSDV; encoded by the coding sequence ATGGCGCAGACAACCGGCGGCAAGCCGCAGGCAGGGCCGGGAACCGGTGCGGGCCGCGACACGGAGGCGGCCGGGCCGGCGGATGGGACGGCAACGGCGGGCACGCCCGGGACCGCCGGGACGCCTGAACCCGTCGCGCCCACGGACGCGGCCGGCCGGGACGGCGAGACGCGCCGCACCGTGTGGGTCGCCCTCGCCGCCAATCTCGTCATCTGCCTGGCCAAGGCCGTCGCCGGTGTCGTCTCGGGCTCCCCGGCGCTGCTGTCGGAGGCGGCCCACTCGATCGCGGACAGCCTCAACGAGGTCTTCCTGCTGGCCTCCCTGCGGCGCAGCAGACGCCCCGCGGACGCGCGTCATCCCTTCGGCTACGGCATGGAGCGGTTCTTCTGGTCCCTGCTCGCCGCCGTCGGCATCTTCGTCACGGGCGGCTGCTTCTCGGTGTTCCAGGGCGTCCAGGCCTTCCGCTCGGGAGGTTCCGAGTCGCACGACGGCTACGTCATCGGTCTGCTCGTGCTGCTCCTCGCCCTCGCCGCCGAAGGGGCCTCCCTCGCCCGGGCGCTGCTCCAGGTCCGCCGGTCCGCGCGGGCCCGGGGGCGCGGGGTGGCGGCCGAGATCCGGGCGGGCCGCGATCCCGCCCTGCGGACCGTGCTGGCCGAGGACGGAACCGCCTGCGTCGGTGTCCTCCTGGCCATCGCCGGCATCACCCTGCACCTGGTGACCGGGAACATCGCGTACGAGGCGGGCGCGTCCGTCCTGATCGGCGTCCTGCTCGTCTACGTCGCCTACGCCCTGGGCCGGGCCGCCCGCGTACAGCTGGTCGGCGAGGCCGCCGACCCCGCAGTCCAGCGGCAGGTGCGCGAGTTCCTGGTGCGGCAGCCGGAGATCGACTCCGTCACCGCCATGCTCACCATGCGGTTGGGGCCGGACTCCGTCCTGCTGGCCGCACGGATCGATCTGACGCCGGGGTACGACAGCGAGACCGTCGAGGACTCGATGGTACGGATCCGGTGCGAGGCGCGCGGTCGCTGGCCCGAGCTGGACCAGATGTTCCTGGACGTCACCGACGCGGCCGCCGCGCGCGGGCGCGCTCAGCGCTCTGACGTGTAG
- a CDS encoding chitinase, whose translation MRRTIRLLGAGLAAALLAQLPAAAAAPPPAAPAAADTCPVKPRPAGKVLQGYWENWDGSANGVHPPLGWIPITDARIRAHGYNVVNAAFPVIRSDGTVLWEDGMDSTVKVPTPAEMCQAKQDGLTVLMSIGGAAAGIDLGSGAVADRFVATIVPILQRYNFDGIDIDIETGLVGSGSITQPSASQANLIRIIDGVLARMPAGFGLTMAPETAYVTGGSVAYGSIWGAYLPIVKKYADNGRLWWLNMQYYNGSMYGCSGDSYSAGTVAGFRAQTDCLDRGLVVQNTTVKVPYDKQVPGLPAQPGAGGGYMSPSLVSQAWNPYGGRLKGLMTWSLNWDGSRNWTFGDNVRALQGR comes from the coding sequence ATCCGCCGGACCATCCGCCTGCTCGGCGCGGGACTCGCGGCCGCGCTCCTCGCGCAGTTACCCGCCGCCGCGGCGGCACCGCCACCCGCCGCGCCCGCCGCGGCCGACACCTGCCCGGTGAAGCCCAGGCCCGCGGGCAAGGTCCTCCAGGGCTACTGGGAGAACTGGGACGGCTCGGCCAACGGCGTCCACCCGCCCCTGGGCTGGATACCGATCACCGACGCCCGCATCCGCGCCCACGGCTACAACGTCGTCAACGCGGCCTTCCCGGTCATCCGTTCCGACGGCACCGTGCTGTGGGAGGACGGCATGGACAGCACCGTGAAGGTGCCGACCCCCGCCGAGATGTGCCAGGCCAAACAGGACGGCCTCACCGTGCTGATGTCCATCGGCGGCGCGGCGGCCGGCATCGACCTCGGCTCCGGTGCCGTCGCGGACCGGTTCGTGGCGACGATCGTGCCCATCCTGCAGAGGTACAACTTCGACGGCATCGACATCGACATCGAGACCGGCCTCGTCGGCTCCGGCTCCATCACCCAGCCGTCCGCGTCGCAGGCCAACCTGATCCGCATCATCGACGGCGTTCTGGCCCGGATGCCGGCCGGCTTCGGCCTGACGATGGCCCCCGAGACGGCCTACGTCACCGGCGGCAGCGTGGCCTACGGCTCGATCTGGGGCGCGTACCTCCCGATCGTCAAGAAGTACGCGGACAACGGCCGGCTGTGGTGGCTGAACATGCAGTACTACAACGGCAGCATGTACGGCTGCTCCGGGGATTCCTACTCCGCGGGAACCGTCGCCGGCTTCAGGGCGCAGACGGACTGTCTCGACCGCGGTCTGGTCGTCCAGAACACCACCGTCAAGGTGCCGTACGACAAGCAGGTGCCGGGGCTGCCGGCCCAGCCGGGCGCGGGCGGCGGCTACATGTCGCCGAGCCTGGTCTCCCAGGCGTGGAACCCCTACGGCGGCCGGCTCAAGGGACTGATGACCTGGTCGCTCAACTGGGACGGATCCAGGAACTGGACCTTCGGCGACAACGTCCGGGCGCTGCAGGGCCGTTGA
- a CDS encoding DUF6328 family protein: MPHDTRAGRNETVEERADRQWQDLLQEIRVAQTGVQILFGFLLTVAFTPVFAGLAPAEKAIYIVTVVLGSLATGALIGPVAFHRLVTGRRIKPEAVVWAARLISTGLVLLLATCTSALLLVLRVATHNALVPWIVGGVLTWYLLCWFVLPLWARIRYTSER; the protein is encoded by the coding sequence ATGCCCCACGACACCAGGGCCGGGCGGAACGAGACCGTGGAGGAGCGCGCGGACCGGCAGTGGCAGGACCTCCTCCAGGAGATCCGCGTCGCCCAGACCGGCGTCCAGATCCTCTTCGGCTTCCTGCTCACGGTCGCCTTCACGCCCGTCTTCGCGGGGCTCGCGCCGGCCGAGAAAGCGATCTACATCGTCACCGTGGTCCTGGGCTCGCTGGCGACCGGCGCGCTCATCGGCCCGGTGGCCTTCCACCGCCTCGTCACTGGCCGGCGGATCAAACCCGAGGCGGTCGTGTGGGCCGCGCGCCTGATCTCCACGGGCCTCGTCCTGCTCCTGGCCACCTGCACCTCGGCGCTCCTGCTCGTCCTGCGGGTCGCCACCCACAACGCGCTCGTGCCCTGGATCGTGGGCGGGGTGTTGACCTGGTACCTGCTGTGCTGGTTCGTGCTGCCGCTGTGGGCGCGGATCCGCTACACGTCAGAGCGCTGA
- a CDS encoding PQQ-binding-like beta-propeller repeat protein produces the protein MTLEPFVRRVLGDRPFAEIGEPALALVDETSRLVAVGGDVGSVQWSGGATADFGWTGHRVGVYERDGLRCRHLARSRYPVRSLAFHPVLPLLAVGTGRYDGGYSFEGELLLLDTDTGDVVSALCDRREVLGVKWLSGTALRLVVAPHDDWENPLAHEQGHVAVVDRADWGAVGKGSIDSEELDAPAEPAARTDRGAEARGLLTDLAAATGRTWSVRRRVWAVEALEDGRALAALDGVRAESWLASGERQWTVEDEAGGRQLLPDSDGTSLWTNVERGHLRAGRGQQPSPGTARITRIALDTGQVLESVLPDAPAVLLAGGSRMVLRTVDGPREPPARLVMLDRAGPVDGPEAGGFDVFNHPFPVRRASGTYALVGTDPDEPHRDKWVVAVSADGTPRRLFPHSWEPREHHFGGPAAEIGPSLVYAGQVHDGRGPQPGGAYVVRRTLNGDVRWQYRTDSPATALDTDGETVYVAYNSGTLVALDAEDGSVRWRRELEVDGVPTVALSLVVAPRGHLLVGTVDGRLLECAGSPAGRQGAS, from the coding sequence ATGACCCTTGAGCCGTTCGTCCGCCGAGTCCTCGGCGACCGTCCGTTCGCCGAGATCGGAGAACCGGCCCTGGCCCTGGTCGACGAGACCTCGCGGCTGGTCGCCGTCGGCGGGGACGTGGGCTCCGTCCAGTGGAGCGGCGGCGCGACCGCGGACTTCGGCTGGACGGGGCACAGGGTCGGGGTCTACGAGCGGGACGGCCTGAGGTGCCGGCACCTCGCCCGGTCCCGCTACCCCGTGCGCTCGCTCGCCTTCCACCCCGTCCTCCCCCTCCTGGCCGTCGGAACGGGACGTTACGACGGCGGCTACTCCTTCGAGGGCGAACTGCTGCTCCTCGACACCGACACCGGCGACGTGGTGTCCGCCCTGTGCGACAGGCGGGAAGTGCTCGGCGTGAAGTGGCTGAGCGGGACGGCGCTGCGCCTGGTGGTGGCACCCCACGACGACTGGGAGAACCCCCTCGCGCACGAGCAGGGGCACGTGGCCGTGGTCGACCGCGCCGACTGGGGCGCGGTGGGGAAGGGATCGATCGACTCCGAGGAGCTGGACGCCCCCGCGGAGCCGGCCGCCCGGACCGATCGCGGCGCGGAGGCCCGGGGGCTCCTGACGGACCTCGCGGCGGCGACCGGCCGGACCTGGTCCGTACGCCGCCGGGTGTGGGCCGTCGAAGCCCTGGAGGACGGCCGCGCGCTGGCGGCCCTGGACGGGGTCCGCGCGGAGTCGTGGCTTGCGTCGGGGGAACGGCAATGGACGGTCGAGGACGAGGCGGGCGGGCGCCAGCTCCTCCCGGACTCCGACGGCACCTCCCTGTGGACCAACGTGGAACGCGGCCACCTGCGCGCGGGACGCGGGCAGCAGCCGTCCCCGGGGACCGCCCGGATCACCCGCATCGCCCTGGACACGGGCCAGGTACTGGAATCGGTGCTCCCTGACGCGCCCGCGGTGCTGCTCGCGGGGGGCTCCCGGATGGTCCTGCGGACGGTGGACGGGCCCCGCGAGCCCCCCGCACGGCTGGTGATGCTGGATCGGGCCGGTCCGGTGGACGGGCCGGAGGCCGGCGGGTTCGACGTGTTCAACCATCCGTTCCCGGTCCGTCGCGCGAGCGGCACGTACGCCCTGGTGGGAACGGACCCGGACGAACCGCACCGGGACAAGTGGGTCGTGGCGGTGAGCGCCGACGGAACACCGCGCCGGCTCTTCCCGCACTCCTGGGAGCCGCGGGAACACCACTTCGGCGGCCCGGCGGCCGAGATCGGACCGTCGCTGGTGTACGCGGGGCAGGTCCACGACGGCCGCGGTCCGCAACCCGGAGGGGCCTACGTCGTACGGCGGACGCTGAACGGAGACGTGCGGTGGCAGTACCGCACCGACAGCCCCGCGACCGCGCTCGACACCGACGGGGAGACGGTCTACGTGGCCTACAACTCCGGCACCCTGGTGGCACTGGACGCCGAGGACGGCTCCGTGCGGTGGCGCCGGGAGCTGGAGGTCGACGGTGTGCCCACCGTGGCCCTGTCCCTCGTCGTGGCACCGCGGGGCCACCTGCTCGTCGGGACCGTCGACGGCCGCCTCCTGGAGTGCGCCGGTTCCCCCGCGGGACGGCAGGGCGCGTCGTGA
- a CDS encoding MFS transporter, which produces MEQLIAEDPARIGPYRLIARLGAGGMGLVYLGRSEAGRTVAVKVVQAEYAGHPEFRRRFAREVAAARRVGGSWTAAVLDADPEAAVPWVATQYVPGPDLHTVVARDFGPLPEHSVHVLANRLALALGAVHGAGLIHRDLKPSNVLVTVDGPRVIDFGIARAMDSLGGDSLHTRTGMLIGSPGFMSPEQVRGLALTPASDVFCLGAVLVYAATGRFLFGARDAGLNVHLFRVAEEEADLAGVPPPLAELVGACLDKDPARRPTPAEVAAHTATDPAAEWLPGPVLAQLGRHAARLLDYAPAQRAGTLAPAAETAPAAPAVTPVAPPPVPDPRARSPHAPPAYAPTLPVPAGPPPGFGPAPGPVGVPAQGVPAATAQDQPPPPAGRRRSLVVAAMAQLVVVLDGAVFRSARADLGLSSDGLYVLFCVYLLAFGGLLPLSGRVVDLVGRRRVMLVALAGFATAAVLGGLTSVPAVLICSAALQGGAAAFLLPAALALVVAGSTEPNARRRALGIYAAVAGSGSALGVLLVGVLVEDVSRRWSPFAGALFAVIAAVTALGLPADRPGRPGTRLDVPGALLGAGGLGGLTFGFGELSRRHGFVPPVTASLVLGVILLAAFLRRQTRRPEPLLPPYLFGAPGRTGCLVTSVLAGAGLLVIVPVFEAVLGPYLGYRPEMVGVLLLPLAAAVALGSTQVSARLLDRVAPRVLIVGGLLTTTLGLLLFTRASDAGYAGWVLPGMLLAGGGAGVALVPVLAVMTEAVPEGHSGAASAALAAAQHTGVSLGTVLLGGLVHVDDQVLAFPFTIWWACGFLLLAALVAGLTIKVKAPGGAQVRP; this is translated from the coding sequence GTGGAGCAGCTGATCGCCGAAGATCCGGCGCGCATCGGTCCGTACCGTCTGATCGCCCGGCTGGGCGCGGGCGGGATGGGCCTGGTCTACCTCGGGCGTTCCGAAGCCGGACGCACCGTCGCGGTCAAGGTCGTGCAGGCCGAGTACGCCGGGCACCCGGAGTTCCGCCGGCGTTTCGCCCGCGAGGTGGCGGCGGCGCGCAGGGTGGGCGGAAGCTGGACGGCGGCGGTCCTCGACGCCGATCCCGAGGCCGCCGTGCCCTGGGTCGCGACGCAGTACGTGCCGGGACCCGACCTGCACACGGTGGTCGCCAGGGACTTCGGGCCGCTGCCCGAACACTCGGTCCACGTGCTCGCCAACCGGCTCGCCCTCGCCCTCGGGGCCGTGCACGGGGCGGGCCTGATCCACCGCGATCTGAAGCCGTCCAACGTCCTCGTCACCGTCGACGGCCCCCGCGTCATCGACTTCGGCATCGCCCGCGCGATGGACAGCCTGGGCGGGGACAGCCTGCACACGCGCACCGGCATGCTGATCGGATCTCCGGGCTTCATGTCGCCGGAACAGGTCCGCGGTCTCGCGCTCACCCCCGCCAGCGACGTCTTCTGCCTGGGCGCCGTCCTCGTCTACGCCGCCACCGGCCGGTTCCTGTTCGGCGCCAGGGACGCCGGCCTCAACGTCCACCTCTTCCGGGTGGCCGAGGAGGAGGCGGACCTGGCCGGCGTACCGCCACCGCTGGCCGAACTCGTCGGCGCCTGCCTGGACAAGGACCCGGCCCGGCGGCCCACCCCGGCGGAGGTGGCCGCCCACACGGCGACGGACCCGGCGGCGGAGTGGCTGCCGGGCCCGGTGCTGGCCCAACTCGGGCGCCATGCCGCCCGGTTGCTGGACTACGCCCCCGCGCAGCGCGCCGGGACACTGGCCCCGGCCGCCGAGACCGCCCCGGCCGCCCCGGCCGTCACCCCCGTCGCACCGCCGCCCGTGCCCGACCCGCGGGCGCGGTCCCCGCACGCACCTCCCGCGTACGCCCCGACCCTCCCGGTCCCGGCCGGTCCCCCGCCCGGATTCGGTCCGGCCCCGGGCCCGGTCGGCGTCCCGGCGCAGGGCGTGCCCGCCGCCACCGCCCAGGACCAGCCGCCCCCGCCCGCCGGACGGCGCCGGAGCCTCGTGGTGGCCGCCATGGCGCAGCTGGTGGTGGTGCTCGACGGAGCGGTCTTCCGGTCGGCCCGGGCCGACCTGGGCCTCTCCTCCGACGGCCTGTACGTGCTCTTCTGCGTCTACCTCCTCGCCTTCGGGGGGCTGCTCCCGCTCAGCGGACGCGTCGTGGACCTCGTGGGCCGCAGACGGGTCATGCTCGTAGCCCTGGCCGGGTTCGCCACGGCGGCCGTGCTCGGCGGCCTGACCAGTGTCCCGGCCGTGCTGATCTGTTCCGCCGCCCTGCAGGGCGGCGCCGCGGCGTTCCTGCTGCCGGCCGCCCTCGCCCTGGTGGTCGCGGGCTCCACCGAGCCGAACGCGCGCCGCCGGGCCCTCGGGATCTACGCCGCGGTCGCCGGCAGCGGTTCCGCCCTCGGGGTACTGCTGGTGGGAGTGCTCGTCGAGGACGTGTCGCGGCGTTGGTCCCCGTTCGCGGGCGCGCTCTTCGCCGTGATCGCGGCCGTCACCGCGCTCGGCCTGCCGGCGGACCGTCCGGGCCGCCCCGGGACCCGACTCGACGTGCCGGGCGCGCTGCTCGGGGCCGGCGGCCTCGGCGGTCTCACTTTCGGCTTCGGCGAACTGAGCCGCCGCCATGGGTTCGTGCCCCCCGTCACGGCCTCCCTCGTGCTCGGCGTCATCCTGCTCGCGGCCTTCCTGAGGCGGCAGACACGGAGGCCGGAGCCCCTCCTGCCGCCGTACCTCTTCGGGGCTCCGGGCCGCACCGGCTGCCTCGTGACCTCGGTCCTGGCCGGCGCGGGCCTCCTCGTCATCGTCCCGGTGTTCGAGGCCGTCCTGGGCCCCTACCTCGGCTACCGGCCGGAGATGGTCGGGGTCCTCCTCCTCCCGCTGGCCGCCGCCGTCGCCCTCGGCTCCACGCAGGTCTCCGCCCGCCTCCTGGACCGCGTCGCGCCCCGCGTGCTGATCGTCGGCGGTCTGCTGACCACGACCCTCGGTCTGCTCCTCTTCACCAGGGCGAGCGACGCGGGGTACGCCGGCTGGGTGCTGCCGGGCATGCTCCTCGCCGGCGGCGGCGCCGGCGTGGCCCTCGTGCCGGTTCTCGCCGTCATGACCGAGGCCGTCCCCGAGGGGCACTCCGGTGCGGCCTCGGCGGCACTCGCCGCGGCTCAGCACACGGGCGTCTCCCTCGGCACCGTGCTGCTCGGCGGCCTCGTCCACGTCGACGACCAGGTGCTCGCCTTCCCCTTCACCATCTGGTGGGCGTGCGGATTCCTGCTGCTGGCGGCCCTCGTCGCCGGGTTGACGATCAAGGTCAAGGCGCCCGGGGGAGCGCAGGTCCGCCCCTGA
- a CDS encoding plasmid stabilization protein yields MPRGSSPKRERQYEHIKESAEKRGESTERAKEIAARTVNKERARAGESKTAGELSLRDMSSAKRGGQHSHSGARGPTYDQLYAEAKRRNLHGRSTMDKAELKRRLGN; encoded by the coding sequence ATGCCCCGTGGTTCCAGTCCCAAGCGCGAACGCCAGTACGAGCACATCAAGGAGAGCGCGGAGAAGCGCGGCGAGAGCACCGAACGCGCCAAGGAGATCGCCGCCCGCACGGTCAACAAGGAACGGGCACGCGCCGGGGAGTCGAAGACGGCCGGTGAACTGTCGCTCCGGGACATGTCCTCGGCCAAGCGCGGCGGGCAGCACTCCCACAGCGGCGCGCGGGGGCCGACGTACGACCAGCTCTACGCGGAGGCCAAGCGCCGCAACCTGCACGGCCGTTCCACCATGGACAAGGCCGAACTGAAACGCAGGCTCGGCAACTGA